The following coding sequences lie in one Spirosoma sp. KUDC1026 genomic window:
- a CDS encoding sensor histidine kinase, with the protein MKFPAIQLPFLTPSIRRILLHGIIISTLYVLVSADGLSAGLTYQYGTIGRWYTYGQFLLQLLIYYGWGYWLFPRYLYRFRPVSLLAIILLSYTIAYLANYAGFAWLHQTVNFPDNTPILPFRANFWSNTVTMWHRMEQHGPLGLFANASLFGWNFLLSFTYPSLLLAFKGLYDNMSSQVNNAQLKEQNMQLELNYLKSQINPHFLFNVLNSVYSLTEEDCPPAAQLVHQLSGLMQYTLYETTEPTVPLQKELQFIRDYIALEKIRTGKRADIQVSLPETVDERVQIVPFLLIPFVENAFKHGVQRSARKSWVNLTVAVNETALQLTISNSKPAMPEASVGGLGLTNVQKRLNLLYPAHSLRVTNDLDQYSVDLTLPFVA; encoded by the coding sequence ATGAAATTTCCAGCTATCCAGCTTCCCTTCCTGACTCCATCGATCCGCCGGATACTCCTGCACGGCATTATTATCAGTACGCTATACGTGCTGGTCAGCGCAGATGGCTTGTCCGCTGGCCTAACGTACCAGTATGGTACCATCGGTCGGTGGTACACCTACGGTCAGTTTCTGCTTCAGCTATTGATCTATTACGGCTGGGGATACTGGCTGTTCCCCCGTTATCTCTACCGGTTCAGGCCCGTTTCATTACTGGCGATTATTCTTCTCTCCTATACCATTGCATACCTGGCGAACTACGCGGGATTTGCCTGGCTTCACCAAACCGTCAACTTCCCGGACAATACGCCCATACTCCCGTTTCGCGCCAATTTCTGGTCGAACACGGTCACCATGTGGCATCGTATGGAGCAGCATGGCCCACTGGGTCTTTTTGCCAATGCTTCGCTATTCGGCTGGAACTTCCTGCTTTCGTTCACCTATCCATCACTGTTGCTGGCGTTCAAGGGCCTCTATGACAACATGTCCTCACAGGTGAACAATGCGCAGTTGAAAGAGCAAAACATGCAGCTCGAACTCAACTACCTGAAAAGCCAGATCAACCCACACTTCCTGTTTAATGTGCTCAACAGCGTCTATTCGCTGACGGAAGAAGACTGCCCGCCAGCCGCTCAACTGGTCCACCAATTGTCGGGATTGATGCAGTACACACTGTACGAAACGACCGAACCGACCGTTCCGCTGCAAAAGGAGCTTCAATTTATCCGGGATTATATAGCCCTGGAAAAAATCCGAACGGGAAAACGGGCTGACATTCAGGTATCACTTCCCGAAACAGTCGACGAACGCGTACAGATCGTTCCGTTTCTGCTGATCCCGTTTGTGGAGAATGCCTTCAAACACGGCGTGCAACGGAGTGCGCGTAAATCCTGGGTCAACCTGACCGTCGCGGTCAATGAGACGGCCCTGCAGCTAACCATCAGCAACAGCAAACCAGCAATGCCCGAAGCCAGCGTCGGGGGGCTGGGGCTAACGAACGTCCAAAAACGATTGAACTTATTATATCCAGCACACTCGCTGCGGGTCACCAACGACCTGGATCAGTATAGCGTTGATTTGACCTTGCCGTTCGTGGCTTAA
- a CDS encoding energy transducer TonB, protein MLNDNPRTVYSVWKRYVLAVCLMMLTLMCSRKNVDPNPSGLVGEVYTVVDQPPAPVGGQTGLNTYLMQNLRYPAAAQRAGIQGKVIVGFVVTSTGKITDVQVTQSVGGGCDEEAVRVIKGMPDWIPGQKNEQAVNVRTSLPVLFTIL, encoded by the coding sequence ATGCTAAACGATAACCCCCGAACTGTCTACTCCGTTTGGAAACGTTACGTACTGGCGGTCTGCCTGATGATGCTGACGCTGATGTGTTCCCGGAAAAATGTTGATCCGAACCCATCCGGACTAGTTGGTGAAGTGTACACCGTTGTCGATCAGCCACCGGCGCCGGTCGGCGGGCAAACAGGGTTGAATACGTATCTCATGCAGAATCTCCGGTATCCTGCCGCAGCACAGCGCGCCGGAATTCAGGGCAAGGTGATCGTGGGTTTTGTCGTGACCAGCACTGGTAAGATTACCGACGTACAAGTCACGCAGAGTGTAGGTGGCGGTTGCGACGAAGAAGCCGTGCGGGTTATTAAGGGCATGCCGGACTGGATTCCCGGTCAGAAAAACGAGCAGGCTGTCAACGTACGGACCAGCCTGCCCGTTTTATTTACGATCCTGTAA
- a CDS encoding cobyrinate a,c-diamide synthase, whose amino-acid sequence MSNQSIFSQFLLAAPASGSGKTTLTLGLLRALANRGLRVQPFKCGPDYIDTRHHQTAASGEAHSGVPPSINLDLFMSSPEHVVDSYQRYASGADVAITEGVMGLFDGADRMQGSSASIAELLDIPVVLVVNAKAMAYSVAPLLYGFKHFYTGINLVGAIFNNVGSASHYRFLADACADVGVEPLGYLPSNPRFTIPSRHLGLHISAETDYEQIIQAIAEELPKTINLDRLLAVTQRPNPSPQSYTPPPQPSAQSNLRISVARDEAFTFTYEQNLDVLARWGRVTFFSPLHDKELPETDFLYLPGGYPELYAQQLSENIAMRTSIGDYCQAGGLTYAECGGLMYLSQSIQTESVQRNNSTAWPMVGVLNITTSMLSPKLTLGYRIVDWDGMTLKGHEFHYSTQQEPMLQTSIASVTNAKGVPVNTKLYRTHNTVASYVHLYWGDKPEFIQHLLSSSFRTDNHIKPELAIQ is encoded by the coding sequence ATGTCAAATCAGAGTATATTTTCTCAGTTTCTGCTGGCCGCTCCGGCCAGCGGTTCCGGTAAGACGACACTGACACTCGGGTTGCTTCGGGCGCTGGCGAATCGAGGATTACGGGTGCAGCCGTTCAAATGCGGTCCGGACTATATCGATACGCGGCATCATCAGACTGCCGCCAGCGGGGAGGCACATAGCGGAGTGCCGCCCAGCATCAATCTGGATTTGTTTATGTCGTCACCTGAACACGTAGTGGATTCCTACCAACGGTACGCCAGCGGTGCCGATGTGGCGATCACGGAAGGGGTGATGGGCCTGTTCGACGGGGCCGACCGGATGCAGGGTAGTAGCGCATCGATTGCCGAATTGCTGGATATTCCGGTCGTACTGGTTGTCAATGCGAAAGCGATGGCTTACTCGGTAGCGCCACTGCTGTACGGCTTCAAGCATTTCTATACAGGTATCAATCTGGTCGGAGCCATTTTCAATAACGTCGGCTCAGCGTCGCATTATCGGTTCCTGGCTGATGCCTGCGCCGACGTGGGCGTGGAACCGCTGGGTTACCTGCCTTCAAACCCGCGCTTCACCATTCCGTCGCGGCATTTGGGGCTGCATATTTCTGCGGAAACGGACTATGAACAGATCATTCAGGCTATTGCGGAGGAACTGCCTAAAACGATTAATCTGGATCGACTGCTGGCGGTTACCCAAAGACCTAACCCGAGCCCCCAATCCTACACCCCACCCCCCCAGCCCTCCGCCCAAAGCAACCTTCGCATTAGCGTCGCGCGAGACGAAGCATTTACCTTTACGTACGAGCAAAACCTGGACGTACTGGCTCGTTGGGGTAGGGTTACATTCTTCAGTCCTTTACACGACAAGGAGTTACCTGAAACAGACTTTCTATACCTGCCCGGTGGTTATCCCGAACTATATGCTCAGCAACTGAGTGAAAACATAGCCATGCGTACCAGTATAGGCGATTATTGTCAGGCAGGTGGCCTCACGTACGCGGAATGTGGGGGGCTGATGTATCTGAGTCAGTCAATCCAAACGGAGTCAGTTCAACGCAATAACAGTACGGCATGGCCAATGGTGGGCGTACTGAACATAACCACCTCTATGCTTTCTCCGAAGTTAACGCTCGGCTATCGCATCGTTGACTGGGATGGTATGACGCTAAAAGGGCATGAATTTCATTATTCGACGCAACAGGAGCCAATGCTCCAGACTTCCATAGCGTCGGTGACTAACGCCAAAGGTGTACCCGTCAACACAAAGCTTTACCGTACGCACAATACCGTTGCCTCCTACGTTCATTTGTATTGGGGCGACAAACCGGAATTTATTCAGCACCTGCTGTCTTCCTCGTTCCGTACCGACAATCACATAAAGCCCGAACTGGCAATCCAATAA
- a CDS encoding outer membrane beta-barrel family protein — translation MNARLIIFLFLFSVQALAQHQLTGRVTDTAKQPVAYATVALLRDTDSTVVKGAISDESGLFVMDKLASGTYRTRISAVGFKDVYSSVVTLSAETATADVGPLILEASAQNLSEVTVKAQPSLVRQQADRLVLNVEGSVITRGNKAEDLLRYIPRVRYEGGAISVGNKSNVLLQVDGRQMGQGSLASFLQTFSAEDIVRIEVITNPSARYDATVDAVVNIVTKKSREQGISGRSTLTYSQGQYSRSSANGSLTLRQGKWTVFGSLNATLPSTAYSTQTLDRTFPGATQQNTLLTLNTYRSLATNLNADYAINARHVLSLRLNGNWRRGNTDTDTRTRSTVAALADSTIRTENFGREKANVYDLNLSYKATLGSDKSKELTVFVTESLLNKDASQFINYQRIGLNDAPDGPVTRLRILNPSQQRNLIGQLDYATPVLGKKWRLDVGTKYVFIRNDNTLQQDNFVNGQYQFDPTYSQAGLYQEHTYAAYSNLSRSWGKGWSWQGGLRIERTEQHLAQSALARTYAGLFPSLGLNRSLANGHSWGVTLSRKVSRPSLSSLVPYRNLIDPYTIIEGNPMIRPSFAHTLDAFYALGSLNLFANYSYIRDQITTVLRADPATLRYTQVMDNLRNGNDFYVGATYAKSITKTWQTNTTLMGMGNQTSTAINELSQYRAAGLWVMLTSSNIISLPRDWKYELTGQYMSPARMGLFTQKGFGGVSMSLTKSLLAKQVNLRIDVSDVFRTMTSRLESNYGQVNFTMRSYNDSQRVKVSFSYNFGKKTVKAARAGSLGNDEEKSRMR, via the coding sequence ATGAACGCACGGCTAATTATCTTCCTCTTTCTTTTTTCAGTACAGGCACTGGCCCAACATCAACTAACCGGCCGGGTTACGGACACGGCAAAACAACCTGTTGCCTACGCAACCGTAGCCCTGCTGAGGGACACTGATTCAACGGTGGTTAAAGGGGCTATTTCTGATGAATCAGGTCTATTCGTGATGGACAAGCTCGCGTCGGGAACGTACCGCACACGTATCAGCGCTGTTGGATTTAAAGACGTTTATTCATCTGTCGTTACGCTAAGCGCCGAAACGGCGACGGCTGACGTTGGGCCCCTGATACTGGAAGCCAGTGCCCAAAACCTGTCCGAAGTTACGGTAAAAGCGCAGCCATCGCTGGTGCGTCAGCAGGCCGACCGGCTTGTTCTGAACGTAGAAGGCAGCGTCATTACGCGGGGTAACAAAGCCGAAGATCTGCTGCGGTACATTCCCCGCGTCCGGTACGAGGGCGGAGCAATCAGCGTAGGTAACAAATCGAATGTCCTCCTACAGGTCGATGGCCGGCAGATGGGCCAGGGAAGCCTGGCTAGTTTCCTGCAAACGTTCTCGGCAGAAGATATTGTGCGTATCGAGGTGATCACAAACCCGTCAGCCCGTTATGATGCCACCGTCGACGCCGTAGTCAACATCGTTACCAAAAAGAGCCGGGAGCAGGGCATAAGCGGTCGGTCGACGCTGACCTATTCGCAGGGGCAATACAGTCGTTCGTCGGCCAATGGATCGCTGACGCTCCGGCAGGGGAAATGGACCGTCTTCGGCAGCCTTAACGCGACGCTGCCGTCAACAGCCTATTCGACCCAAACTCTCGATCGAACCTTTCCCGGTGCCACCCAACAAAATACGTTACTGACGCTGAATACGTACCGGTCGCTGGCCACCAATCTAAATGCTGATTACGCTATTAATGCCCGGCACGTCTTGAGCCTGCGTTTAAACGGCAACTGGCGCCGGGGGAACACCGACACCGATACACGAACCCGCTCTACGGTGGCTGCCCTTGCCGACTCGACAATCCGTACGGAAAACTTCGGACGGGAAAAGGCGAACGTGTATGATCTGAACCTGAGCTACAAGGCAACACTCGGATCGGATAAGTCTAAGGAACTGACGGTATTTGTAACGGAATCATTGCTGAATAAGGACGCTTCGCAATTCATCAACTATCAGCGTATCGGCCTGAACGATGCGCCTGATGGGCCTGTAACCCGGCTCCGTATCCTGAATCCGAGTCAGCAGCGTAACCTGATTGGCCAGCTCGACTACGCTACCCCAGTACTAGGTAAAAAATGGCGGCTGGACGTGGGGACAAAGTACGTTTTCATCCGCAACGACAATACCCTTCAGCAGGACAACTTCGTCAACGGCCAGTACCAGTTTGATCCAACATACAGCCAGGCAGGACTCTACCAGGAGCATACCTATGCTGCTTATTCAAACCTGAGCCGGTCGTGGGGGAAAGGCTGGTCGTGGCAGGGGGGCTTGCGCATCGAACGTACGGAGCAGCACCTGGCCCAGTCGGCGCTGGCGCGTACCTATGCCGGTCTGTTTCCCAGCCTGGGGCTGAACCGGAGCCTGGCAAACGGTCACTCGTGGGGCGTTACGCTCAGTCGGAAAGTGAGCCGCCCCAGCCTGAGCAGCCTCGTTCCGTACCGTAACCTGATCGATCCGTACACAATCATTGAAGGAAACCCGATGATCCGGCCGTCTTTTGCGCACACACTGGATGCCTTTTACGCACTCGGTAGCCTGAACCTGTTCGCTAATTATTCGTACATCCGCGACCAGATCACAACGGTGCTACGCGCTGACCCGGCTACGTTACGGTATACGCAGGTGATGGACAACCTTCGGAACGGCAATGATTTTTACGTGGGAGCGACCTACGCCAAAAGCATAACGAAAACCTGGCAGACGAACACGACGCTGATGGGGATGGGCAACCAAACCAGTACGGCTATCAATGAGCTAAGTCAGTACCGGGCAGCGGGTTTATGGGTGATGCTTACTTCGTCGAACATCATTTCCCTGCCCCGCGACTGGAAGTACGAACTGACTGGGCAATACATGTCGCCCGCCCGGATGGGCCTGTTCACGCAGAAAGGATTTGGCGGGGTATCAATGAGTCTGACGAAATCGCTGCTGGCTAAACAGGTTAACCTGCGGATTGACGTGAGTGACGTATTCCGGACGATGACCAGCCGGCTGGAGTCGAACTACGGACAGGTAAACTTCACCATGCGGAGTTACAACGACAGCCAGCGCGTCAAGGTGTCGTTCAGCTACAACTTCGGCAAGAAGACCGTAAAGGCAGCCCGGGCGGGGAGTCTGGGTAACGACGAGGAAAAGAGCCGGATGCGTTAA
- a CDS encoding LytR/AlgR family response regulator transcription factor gives MTSPLRCAIIEDEPLAQQLLEKYVRRVPSLQLIATFDDAISAFEQLPAQQPEVIFLDINMPEMTGLEFLQAYPSPHPLVVMTTANPNHAIEGFDLGVVDYLLKPIAFDRFLKAIGRVKERVPKPAQAPPANNSLADSVSLPIPSPATMEPPAADFIYLKTDKKLEQIHLNELVYAEALGDYIKVFLPDRFVVTHLTMTKLAEVLPTDRFLRINRSFIIQLRHVKVLEGNSVRLSTGDSLIIGPRYRDAVKERIRREQIG, from the coding sequence ATGACTAGTCCGCTCCGCTGCGCCATTATCGAAGACGAACCGCTAGCGCAGCAATTACTCGAAAAGTACGTCCGTCGTGTTCCCTCGCTTCAGCTGATTGCCACCTTCGATGATGCCATCAGCGCGTTCGAGCAGCTACCCGCTCAGCAGCCCGAGGTTATCTTCCTAGACATCAATATGCCCGAAATGACGGGGCTGGAATTTCTACAGGCCTACCCGTCACCCCATCCCTTAGTGGTCATGACCACGGCAAACCCCAATCATGCCATCGAAGGTTTTGATCTGGGCGTGGTGGATTATCTACTGAAACCCATTGCCTTCGATCGGTTTCTTAAAGCCATTGGCCGGGTCAAGGAACGAGTACCTAAACCGGCACAGGCCCCACCAGCCAACAACTCATTGGCCGATTCGGTCAGCCTGCCCATTCCCAGCCCGGCAACAATGGAACCACCAGCGGCTGATTTTATCTATCTCAAAACGGATAAGAAACTCGAACAGATTCACCTCAATGAGCTGGTCTATGCCGAAGCGCTGGGCGATTACATCAAGGTTTTTCTGCCGGATCGATTTGTGGTTACGCACCTCACGATGACCAAGCTGGCCGAAGTTCTCCCTACTGATCGCTTTCTGCGGATCAACCGGTCGTTTATCATCCAGCTTCGTCACGTCAAAGTGCTGGAAGGCAACTCGGTCCGACTATCGACCGGCGACAGTCTGATCATCGGACCGAGGTATCGGGATGCCGTTAAAGAGCGGATCCGACGGGAGCAGATTGGCTAG
- a CDS encoding DUF4256 domain-containing protein, producing the protein MTTANKKELSPEQRDELLRLLKARFEKNRNRHKNLDWADVQKKLDANPEKLWVLDDMEVTGGEPDVVGYDSKTGEYIFYDCSAESPKERRSFCYDREALELRKDNRPENNVDAAAAAMGVELLTEEQYRQLQQIGPFDLKTSSWIQTPAAIRKLGGALFCDRRYDTVFVYHNGASSYYSARGFRGSLRV; encoded by the coding sequence ATGACAACAGCCAACAAAAAGGAACTGTCGCCCGAACAGCGTGACGAACTACTCCGCCTTTTGAAAGCCCGTTTCGAGAAAAACAGAAACCGGCACAAGAATCTTGACTGGGCTGATGTACAGAAAAAGCTAGATGCCAATCCCGAAAAACTGTGGGTGCTCGATGATATGGAAGTGACCGGCGGGGAGCCTGATGTTGTCGGGTATGATTCGAAGACGGGGGAGTATATTTTTTATGACTGCTCAGCCGAGAGTCCCAAAGAACGTAGAAGTTTTTGCTATGATCGGGAAGCGCTGGAATTGAGAAAAGATAATCGCCCCGAAAATAATGTTGATGCTGCTGCTGCTGCCATGGGTGTCGAACTCCTGACGGAGGAGCAGTATCGGCAGTTGCAGCAGATTGGACCGTTCGACCTAAAAACGTCAAGCTGGATACAAACACCTGCTGCCATTCGTAAACTAGGCGGAGCTTTGTTTTGCGATCGGCGCTATGATACGGTTTTTGTGTACCATAATGGTGCTTCCTCATACTACAGCGCCCGAGGGTTCCGTGGTTCGTTACGGGTCTAG
- a CDS encoding TonB-dependent receptor plug domain-containing protein — MKHRYYLVLGSSIQTLACLGATATLSILNSLQAQSIPADTLRSRALEETIVTATRSETRRDRVPQQIDIITRRDIEQTPATDVTDLVKKLAAVNVIQYPNLSSGVGIRGFRPQFSGLNQRTLLLIDGRPAGATNLSTIGLNNVERVEVLKGPASALYGSQAMGGVINVITRRSTGPLRGNAFAEYGSFQTYQAGGNVGGSLTNRLDFDASVNYLRRAQDYRIGKGNLFRNWLKGDQAVKYYSNKPAETIDDRKDDGQIRPNTKLTYYSGSLRLGYQISTNWRVDVRGEKFIADDVESPGDITYGTTQASLKDVNRQAGEVALRGQLAAHKPTLRVFASGENNFNQTTNVSGKPVTPFLSSNTANRWQGVQLQDNWQLGGHQLTVGYDYLNSSTSSRSWSDGVTEKAPTQPNYSIRSSAFYAQGQLAFGGDRFLLQPGLRVDDITFSVKETPLLTTFKPGKTTNPFVSPNLGASLRLAPSWQLKGTVGRAFVTPDAFNVAGYSETRTSTGRITITTGNPNLTNENSISYDLGLTFSRHKAGFRAGVTYFNTDVRDRIARIVTQVNEKQANGDVIVARATYVNAADSDLRGIESEISYDFGALTAYRYSLRLFGNATTMLRYSETLVSTDGSATQRDIANVAKMNLNAGLEYDSFRGLQLRLLSRYIGHRKDTDFTDAANPEIQYPEYLVLDLSASYTLAKHHTLGLQIANLTDENYYEKRGYNLPGRSLSVRYRFSF; from the coding sequence ATGAAACACCGCTACTATCTTGTTCTAGGTAGCTCGATCCAGACCCTTGCTTGTCTGGGTGCAACAGCAACGCTTAGTATACTTAACTCTTTACAGGCGCAATCGATCCCTGCCGACACACTACGAAGCCGGGCGCTGGAAGAAACGATCGTTACAGCCACCCGTTCGGAAACCCGTCGCGACCGGGTTCCGCAGCAAATCGACATCATCACCCGACGTGACATCGAGCAAACGCCGGCCACCGACGTAACAGATCTGGTCAAGAAGCTAGCGGCTGTCAATGTCATTCAGTATCCTAACTTATCGTCGGGCGTTGGCATCCGGGGATTCCGTCCGCAGTTCTCGGGACTGAACCAGCGAACGCTGCTGCTGATTGACGGGCGTCCGGCGGGGGCCACGAATTTGTCGACCATTGGACTCAACAACGTAGAGCGGGTCGAAGTGCTGAAAGGGCCCGCATCGGCGCTGTATGGCTCGCAGGCCATGGGGGGCGTCATTAACGTCATCACCCGGCGCTCCACGGGACCGCTGCGGGGCAATGCCTTCGCTGAGTATGGTTCGTTCCAGACATATCAGGCGGGGGGAAATGTTGGCGGCAGTCTAACCAACCGGCTCGACTTCGATGCATCGGTCAACTACCTCCGGCGGGCGCAGGATTACCGAATCGGAAAAGGTAACCTGTTCCGGAATTGGTTAAAAGGCGATCAGGCCGTAAAATACTACAGCAACAAACCGGCCGAAACGATCGATGATCGCAAGGACGATGGGCAGATCCGGCCCAACACCAAGCTCACCTACTATTCCGGTTCGCTAAGGCTGGGCTATCAGATCAGTACTAACTGGCGAGTGGACGTACGGGGCGAAAAATTCATTGCCGACGACGTTGAATCACCCGGCGACATTACCTACGGCACCACGCAGGCCAGCCTGAAAGATGTTAATCGGCAGGCGGGAGAGGTTGCCCTGCGGGGTCAACTGGCGGCTCACAAACCGACGTTACGGGTCTTTGCTTCCGGCGAAAACAATTTCAACCAGACAACCAACGTATCGGGCAAGCCGGTTACCCCGTTCCTGTCGTCAAATACTGCGAACCGCTGGCAGGGCGTTCAGCTCCAAGATAACTGGCAACTGGGGGGTCATCAGCTTACGGTTGGCTACGATTATCTAAATTCCAGTACGTCGTCTCGTAGCTGGAGCGACGGCGTTACCGAAAAAGCGCCTACGCAGCCCAACTACTCGATTCGGTCGTCGGCGTTCTACGCGCAGGGACAGCTGGCCTTCGGCGGAGATCGTTTCCTGTTGCAGCCCGGTCTGCGGGTGGATGATATTACCTTCTCCGTCAAGGAAACGCCCCTGCTCACTACGTTCAAGCCGGGCAAAACAACCAATCCGTTCGTTAGCCCTAATCTGGGCGCGTCGTTGCGGCTGGCACCCAGTTGGCAGTTGAAAGGAACCGTGGGTCGGGCGTTCGTCACGCCTGATGCGTTCAACGTAGCCGGTTATTCAGAAACCCGCACCTCGACCGGGCGTATCACGATCACGACGGGCAACCCCAATCTGACCAACGAGAACAGCATCAGCTATGACCTGGGACTGACGTTCAGTCGGCACAAAGCGGGTTTCCGGGCCGGTGTCACCTACTTCAACACGGACGTACGCGATCGGATCGCCCGGATCGTGACGCAGGTGAACGAGAAACAGGCCAACGGTGATGTGATCGTCGCGCGGGCTACTTACGTCAACGCGGCCGACTCGGACCTGCGGGGAATCGAATCGGAAATCAGCTACGATTTTGGCGCCCTGACCGCCTATCGGTATTCGCTTCGGCTGTTCGGTAACGCCACAACCATGCTTCGTTACAGCGAAACTCTTGTTAGTACCGACGGTAGTGCTACCCAGCGGGACATTGCCAACGTAGCGAAAATGAACCTGAACGCTGGTCTTGAATACGATTCGTTCAGGGGGTTACAGCTGCGTTTATTGAGCCGGTACATAGGACATCGCAAAGACACAGATTTTACGGATGCTGCCAACCCGGAGATCCAGTATCCGGAATACCTGGTGCTCGACCTGAGCGCATCCTACACGCTGGCTAAACATCATACGCTGGGACTACAGATCGCTAACCTGACCGACGAGAATTACTACGAAAAACGGGGCTACAACCTGCCCGGTCGCTCGTTGTCGGTCCGCTACCGGTTTTCGTTTTGA